The Methylocella tundrae genome contains the following window.
ACGATTCGCGAGCGCCAGAGGGCGGTTCTCGAGACCGCGATTGCGCTCGAAAAAGCGGACGCGCAACCGGCCGAAGCCTTGACGCTCGCGCGCGCCGCTCTGAAACGCGCGCCGACTCTCGTCCCCGCCATTATGCTTGCCGCAAGGCTCGCTCGCGATTCCGGCGATGTGCGCAAAGCGACGAAACTGATCGAAACCTCCTGGGCAGCGACGCCGCATCCAGATCTCGCCAAGATTTATCTGGGGTTGCATCCAGGAGACTCCAGCGCCGGCCGGCTGGCGCGGGCGCTGACGCTCGCGCGGCTCGCTCCGCGCGAGGCCGAGAGCAAAATCATGATCGCGCAGGCGGCGATCGCGGCCGGCGATTACAAGGCCGCCCGCGAAGCGATGCAGCCGTTGATCGAAGGGCCGGAGCGACCGACCGCCCGCATGTGCCGCTTCATGGCGGAGATCGAAGAGAAGCAGCATGGCGCCGCCGGCTATTTTCGCGAATGGTTGACGCGGGCCTCGCACGCGCCGCGCGATCCGACTTGGGTCGCGGATGGGGTAACGTCCGACCAATGGCGTCCGATTTCGCCGGTGACGGGCCAGCTCGACGCCTTCGTCTGGCAAAAGCCGGTCGAACGTCTGAGTTCTGGCGATGAAGTGGAGGAAGCGGTTTTCGCTCAGATTCTTCCACCGGTTCCACCCTTGCTGCTCGGTGAGGCGCAGAGCAAATCGCTCTCCTCAGCGCCAGTGACGCCGCAAGCCGAGCCGCCCGTCGCAAAGCCTGAGGCGGGCGCGGCGGTCGTCACAGACGAGGAGCCGCCGGCGCCTGAGCAATCGCGCACCGAGGAGATGGCCGCTTTGGTCCAGCAGCAGGACGAGGAAAAGGAACAGCCCAAGGAGTTCGCGCAGCTCTTCGACGTCAAGCGGAAATGAATCAGCCGGCGTCAATCTGAACGTGCTGAACTGGATTTGCAGAGGACGGTTGCGAAGCGCCGCGCTTATCGCTAAGAGGTGACGCCGAAGATCGGAGCTTTCGATCAAGACGGAATTGCCGCAATAGCTCAGCTGGTAGAGCACCTCATTCGTAATGAGGGGGTCGGGGGTTCGAATCCCTCTTGCGGCACCAGTAAAATCAATATGTTACGACGTATTTTTCTCAATCGACGGTGCCATAATATAGAAATTGTCGCCACCGTGTCGCCACCGCAAGGCTTCGAGAAAATTGTTCACGGTTTTCCTCTGCCGGCAGGTGACAGCATCGCCGCACATGAATGGCATGGAGTCGAAATCCCGTCGGGCCGAGGCGCTCGTGCGATCGGCGACTATGAACCGTTAGGGCAGGTTAGTACGTGATCTGCGGGTTAGTCGCCGGCCCTGGACCAGCCCATGCAGAGCCTCCAAGGGGGACTTAACGCCCTTTCGCACTCTTTCGCCTGGTTGCGGCGGGAGCCAAAATCGATATTGGCCCTTTTGGCGGCGGCAAAGCGGGCAAATCAATATTCGTCCCTTGCATCATTCAAGAGCGAATGTTCTCCTTCTTACAATTTTCAGAAGTGAGATTGCATGCAAGAGCGATTCTTCGAACGCCCGATCCTTAACTCGCCATACGCCTACCCGGCGCGCCATTGGGAACTCGACGCAGACGGACAGCCGACGAATCGGATCATCGAAACTCGTCGTCGTTCCGATCTTATCACGCCGGTGCCGAAGCCAAAGAAGCGTCGGCAGGCGCGCGGCCAGACGCAAATGGTCTTTGACGGAGGCGATGGCCTGTCGTCGGAGGAGCAGGAGTACAACCCGACGCCGATCATCAATGAGGTCAGAACCTACGTTGAAACGTGGCGCGCCCTTCCCAATCCGGACCAGTGGCTCGTTACTCCGGAGACCGCCCGACTCCTGAAGCATTGGAGGACTCATAAGTTTGACGGCATCCGGCCCTTCTTCTGTCAGATCGAGGCCGTCGAAACAGCGATCTGGTTGGTCGAAGTCGCGCCGAAAATGGGCGCCCGCGGCGCCAAGTTCTGGGACCATCTTAAGGGCGCAAACGAGCAGGCAAATCCCGAACTGATGCGCCTCGCGCTTAAACTGGCGACGGGCGCGGGCAAGACGACCGTCATGGCGATGCTGATCGCCTGGCAGACCGTCAATGCGGTTCGCCATCAAAACAGCAAGCAGTTCTCGCGCGGCTTCCTGATCGTGGCGCCCGGCATCACGATCAAAGATCGCTTGCGCGTTCTCTTTCCAAATGATCCCGAAAGCTACTATCGCCAGCGCGAGATCGTTCCGCCCGACATGCTGGCCGACATAGATCGCGCCAAAATCATCATCACCAACTACCACGCTTTCAAACTGCGCGAACGCGTGGACGTCGCCAAAGGCACCCGCTCCGTGATTGAGGGATGGCGTGGCGAGAAGCTTCAGACGCTCGAGACCGAAGGCCAGATGCTCCAGCGCGTCATGCCCGAGTTGATGGGCATGAAGAACATCACGGTCCTGAACGACGAGGCGCATCATTGCTATCGCGAGCGCGTCAAGGACGCGTTGGGCGAAACCGAAGGCGATTTGAGAGGCGAAGAAAAAGACGAGGCGAAGGAGAACAATGAAGCGGCGCGGATGTGGATTTCCGGTCTTGAGGCAGTCAAGCGCAAGCTGGGATTGTCACTGGTCTACGATCTCTCGGCGACGCCATTCTTTCTTCGCGGCTCCGGCTATGTCGAAGGCACGTTGTTTCCTTGGACGATGAGCGATTTCTCGCTGATGGACGCGATTGAGTGCGGCATCGTCAAATTGCCGCGCGTGCCGGTGGCCGACAATATTCCCGGCGGGGAGACGCCAAAGTTCCGGAATCTATGGGAGTATATCGGCAAGAAACTGCCAAAAAAAGGGCGAAGCTTGTCAGGCAAGTCTCTCGATCCATTGAGCCTGCCGGCGGAGCTGTTGACGGCGCTTGAAGCCCTCTATGGTCATTACAAAAAAACGTCCGATCTTTGGCAACAGGCGGGACTGAGAATTCCCCCCGTCTTCATCGTCGTCTGCAACAACACTTCGACATCTGAACTCATATACAAATACATTTCCGGCTTTCGCCGCGAAAACGACGACGGATCGACGACGCCTGAGAATGGCCGCCTTTCCTTGTTCCGCAACTATGACGACTACGGTAACAGAATTCCCCGCCCGAACACGATTCTGATCGACAGTGCGCAGCTCGAATCGGGCGATGCGCTCGACAAGGATTTTCGCGAGATCGCAGGCGATGAAATCGAGCGGTTCCGCCGTGAGATCGTCGAACGCAGTGGCGACATCAGGGCTGGCGAGACGATCGACGACACAACATTGCTGCGCGAAGTCATGAATACCGTCGGCAAGAAGGACAGACTCGGCGAACAGATTCGTTGCGTCGTATCCGTTTCGATGCTGACCGAAGGCTGGGACGCCAATACCGTCACCCACATCCTCGGCGTGCGCGCCTTTGGCACGCAACTGCTTTGCGAGCAGGTCGTCGGCCGGGGACTGCGGCGTCAGTCCTATGATTTGAACGAAGAAGGTTTGTTCAACGTCGAATATGCGGATATTTTAGGGATCCCCTTCGACTTCGCCGCCAAGCCTGTCGTGGCGCCGCCCGCGAAGCCGCGCGAGACCGTTCGCGTTCACGCCGTCAGGCCGGAGCGCGACCCACTGGAGATCGTCTTTCCGCGTGTCGAGGGCTACCGCGTCGAATTGCCGGACGAGCGCCTGGAAGCTCGCTTCACGCCGGATTCGATCCTAAACCTGACCCCTGACCGCGTAGGACCATCGGTCACCAAGAATCAGGGCATCATCGGCGAGGGCGTCGACCTGACGCTCGAGCATCTAGCAGACATGCGATCATCGACGATCCTGTTCCATCTCGCGCGGCATCTCCTTTACAACAAATATCGCAATCCAGGCGAAGAGCCGAAGCTGCATCTCTTCGGTCAGCTGAAACGCATCACCCGTCAATGGCTGGAGGGCGGCTACCTCAAATGCTCCGGCGGCACATTTCCCGGGCAGCTCGTCTATAAAGAAATCGCCGACATGGCCGCCGAGCGCATCAAGGCCGCGATCACGCTCTCTCTCGTCGGGGAAAATCCCGTCAAGGCGATCCTCGACGCTTACAATCCGACCGGCTCGACCGCACACGTCAACTTCACGACATCCAAGGAGACGCGCTGGCAGACCGATCCGCGCAAATGCCACATCAATTGGGTCATTTGCGACAGCGATTGGGAGGCGGAGTTCTGCCGCGTCGCCGAGGCGCATCCGAAGGTGCGGGCCTATGTTAAAAACCAGAACCTTGGCCTCGAAGCGCCTTACCTCATGGGTTCGACGCCGCGAAAATACATTCCGGATTTTATCGTGCAGGTGAATGACGGCAGGGACGATCCCCTCAATCTCATCGTCGAGATCAAGGGCTATCGCGGCGAAGACGCGAAGGAAAAGGCCAATACGATGCGCGCCTATTGGGTTCCCGGCGTCAACAATCTGGAAAAATTCGGGCGATGGGCCTTCGCCGAATTCACGGCGATCTATGAGATCGAAGCCGAGTTCGAGAAATTGATCAAGGGGATGCTGCCGGGAGGGCAGAGGATATGAAATCGGAGATCGTTCAGCAATTGACAGAGACCTTCGAAGGGCACGCGCAGCAGACCGAGTCAGGTGTGGAATACTGGCTGGCGCGAGACCTGCAATTCCTCCTGGGCTATTCGAAATGGGATAATTTTCAAAACGTCGTCACGAAGGCAAAAACTGCTTGCGACGTCTCGGGCCATGACGTTCGCGACCATTTTGCTGACGTCGGGAAAATGGTCGAACTCGGCTCCAACGCCCGGCGCGAGATCGACGACATTCTGCTCACTCGATTCGCCTGCTACCTCATCGCCCAGAATGGCGACCCGGCAAAGCCCGAAATCGCTTTTGCCCAGGCTTACTTCGCAATCCAGACCCGCAGGGCGGAACTCATCGAACAGCGCCTTTTGGAAGTAGAACGGATCGCCGCCCGTAAGAAGCTGAGCGAAACCGAGAAGGAGCTTTCGATCGTCATTTATGAGCAAACCGGCGGCAATCAGGATTTCGCGCTCATCCGCAGCAAAGGCGATCAAGCGCTTTTCGGACGCTCGACGCAGGCCATGAAAGCGCAATGGAAAGTGCCAGATGCGCGGCCGCTGGCGGATTTCGCGCCGACGATCATCCTGAAAGCCAAGGATTTCGCAACGGAGATCACGATTTTCAATGCCCACGCCCATGCGATGAGGTCCGAGCGGGCAATCTCGGCTGAGCATGTCACCAACAATCAGGCCGTGCGCAAGACATTGCTCGATCGCGGTATCCGTCCGGAGAGCTTGCCACCCGCGGAGGACATTAAAAAGGTCGAGCGGCGCATGGCTTCTGAGGAACGAAAGTCCCTCGCCAAGCCAAAACGGCTGGAGGACTGACTTTAAAATGGCCAAAAAACCCATCGAAGTCGATGCGCTGAAGCACGCCGAGGCGAAGCGGAAGAATATTCCGACCGCCGAGTTCGAATCCGTCATGCGGGAGGAGGACAAGACGCCGGTGCGGCTTGCCTATGAGCGGCGCAACCGCGATCTTGATCCGCAGCTTGTGTGGCGCGGCAAGGATGAGCAGGACTGGTCCGAT
Protein-coding sequences here:
- a CDS encoding BPTD_3080 family restriction endonuclease; amino-acid sequence: MQERFFERPILNSPYAYPARHWELDADGQPTNRIIETRRRSDLITPVPKPKKRRQARGQTQMVFDGGDGLSSEEQEYNPTPIINEVRTYVETWRALPNPDQWLVTPETARLLKHWRTHKFDGIRPFFCQIEAVETAIWLVEVAPKMGARGAKFWDHLKGANEQANPELMRLALKLATGAGKTTVMAMLIAWQTVNAVRHQNSKQFSRGFLIVAPGITIKDRLRVLFPNDPESYYRQREIVPPDMLADIDRAKIIITNYHAFKLRERVDVAKGTRSVIEGWRGEKLQTLETEGQMLQRVMPELMGMKNITVLNDEAHHCYRERVKDALGETEGDLRGEEKDEAKENNEAARMWISGLEAVKRKLGLSLVYDLSATPFFLRGSGYVEGTLFPWTMSDFSLMDAIECGIVKLPRVPVADNIPGGETPKFRNLWEYIGKKLPKKGRSLSGKSLDPLSLPAELLTALEALYGHYKKTSDLWQQAGLRIPPVFIVVCNNTSTSELIYKYISGFRRENDDGSTTPENGRLSLFRNYDDYGNRIPRPNTILIDSAQLESGDALDKDFREIAGDEIERFRREIVERSGDIRAGETIDDTTLLREVMNTVGKKDRLGEQIRCVVSVSMLTEGWDANTVTHILGVRAFGTQLLCEQVVGRGLRRQSYDLNEEGLFNVEYADILGIPFDFAAKPVVAPPAKPRETVRVHAVRPERDPLEIVFPRVEGYRVELPDERLEARFTPDSILNLTPDRVGPSVTKNQGIIGEGVDLTLEHLADMRSSTILFHLARHLLYNKYRNPGEEPKLHLFGQLKRITRQWLEGGYLKCSGGTFPGQLVYKEIADMAAERIKAAITLSLVGENPVKAILDAYNPTGSTAHVNFTTSKETRWQTDPRKCHINWVICDSDWEAEFCRVAEAHPKVRAYVKNQNLGLEAPYLMGSTPRKYIPDFIVQVNDGRDDPLNLIVEIKGYRGEDAKEKANTMRAYWVPGVNNLEKFGRWAFAEFTAIYEIEAEFEKLIKGMLPGGQRI
- the dinD gene encoding DNA damage-inducible protein D → MKSEIVQQLTETFEGHAQQTESGVEYWLARDLQFLLGYSKWDNFQNVVTKAKTACDVSGHDVRDHFADVGKMVELGSNARREIDDILLTRFACYLIAQNGDPAKPEIAFAQAYFAIQTRRAELIEQRLLEVERIAARKKLSETEKELSIVIYEQTGGNQDFALIRSKGDQALFGRSTQAMKAQWKVPDARPLADFAPTIILKAKDFATEITIFNAHAHAMRSERAISAEHVTNNQAVRKTLLDRGIRPESLPPAEDIKKVERRMASEERKSLAKPKRLED
- a CDS encoding heme biosynthesis protein HemY, whose product is MIRVLLFFAVLIALAFGEAWLVDRPGELVLNWQGYRIETSVLVGIGAIFVAAAALVALWSVIRFIFKFPSLMALATRGQRRERGYAALSRGMIAVGAGDALVARKASAEAQKLLRDEPLALLLKAQAAQLSGEASQAAAAFEEMSKRNDMRLLGLRGLHVEAQRQGDVEKAQQYVDAAHQIAPLPWAAKANFDHKVAAGDWRGALALLEGASGAKLFDKTIRERQRAVLETAIALEKADAQPAEALTLARAALKRAPTLVPAIMLAARLARDSGDVRKATKLIETSWAATPHPDLAKIYLGLHPGDSSAGRLARALTLARLAPREAESKIMIAQAAIAAGDYKAAREAMQPLIEGPERPTARMCRFMAEIEEKQHGAAGYFREWLTRASHAPRDPTWVADGVTSDQWRPISPVTGQLDAFVWQKPVERLSSGDEVEEAVFAQILPPVPPLLLGEAQSKSLSSAPVTPQAEPPVAKPEAGAAVVTDEEPPAPEQSRTEEMAALVQQQDEEKEQPKEFAQLFDVKRK